One Malus domestica chromosome 11, GDT2T_hap1 genomic region harbors:
- the LOC103447522 gene encoding uncharacterized protein: MAKRELSSTLRNLKFMQRATQREVKKEEDAKPAVDFAFPARQIRKCVVIVEGDPQPEAIRGRMSFQSFNPSIDKLNQVSENPGQPAAPATSSGVQSEKVSFRENGSSMDEAECSNTNKLNSKTNGDHKRKQSEVVSGKQHLNKSPKLNQGGQQPSPNTSKGSFRKPKGENLNWNVLRPSKGQNKRG; this comes from the exons ATGGCGAAGCGAGAGCTTTCCAGCACTCTCAGGAACTTAAAG TTTATGCAAAGAGCAACTCAGAgagaggtgaagaaagaagaagatgccaaacctGCTGTGGATTTTGCTTTCCCTGCCCGCCAAATAAGAAAGTG TGTGGTCATAGTGGAAGGTGACCCGCAACCTGAAGCGATTAGGGGGCGGATGTCATTTCAAAGCTTCAATCCATCGATTGAT AAACTGAATCAAGTATCGGAAAACCCTGGTCAGCCTGCTGCCCCTGCCACATCTTCCGGCGTTCAAAGTGAAAAAGTGTCATTTAG AGAAAATGGGTCCTCAATGGATGAAGCAGAGTGCTCAAATACTAATAAGTTGAACAGTAAGACTAATGGAGACCATAAAAGAAAACAGTCTGAAGTAGTTTCTGGGAAACAACATCTGAACAAGTCACCCAAACTTAATCAAGGTGGTCAGCAGCCGTCACCAAATACAAGTAAAGGTTCCTTCAGGAAACCAAAGGGTGAAAACCTGAACTGGAACGTTCTTAGACCATCAAAGGGTCAAAACAAAAGAGGTTGA
- the LOC103447521 gene encoding scarecrow-like protein 30, with translation MDTFLDEFPSPMNNFVFEQAPVPAYSNPNLVHEFEANHDFTDPSFFLVNPDPVSDLSSSPGVSSEVDSPDSGDTSNEILRYISQMLMEEEEYLENKPCMLHECLALQAAEKSLHDVLVQEQNPFSTDPLLDSVYRYVESPNPGSNHSSSGSVASANWVGSDWDCVQDVSKFSPAQIPNPLVSSGEGEIAHLEHNSSLVMAPRELQVKDVSNSPNGSRNKKNRQREDGDSVDDGRSNKLSAVYADEVELPELLDKVLLCENDKQESNSCSPQESKKLQLNGKSRGSKGKKTRKKKPDDNAGMVDLWSMLTQCAQAVASYDRRNADELLKQIRLNSSPSGDGTQRLAHYLADGLELRLGSGVPSYTSLPNSMSAADLLKAYQTYIKACPFHKMSNLYANKTILKLAEKATRLHIIDFGVLYGFQWPCLIKGLSKRPGGPPMLRITGVEFPQPGFRPSERVEQTGRRLENYCRRFNVQFEYTAIANNWETIRYEDIKTDRDELTVVNCLYRLKNLPDETVTDCPRDTVLKLIREINPDLFIHGVVNGTYNAPFFDTRFRETLFHFSSLFDMFEETLPREDQHRLLYEREVYGRDAINVIACEGSRRVERPETYKQWQIRNKRAGFRQLPSDQEILKLVRSMVKRDYHKDFIVDEDGMWVLQGWKGRIVHAISYWKPV, from the coding sequence ATGGATACCTTTCTGGATGAATTTCCAAGTCCCATGAACAACTTCGTGTTCGAGCAAGCCCCCGTTCCGGCCTACTCGAATCCCAATCTTGTTCATGAGTTTGAAGCCAACCATGATTTCACTGATCCTAGTTTCTTCCTTGTCAATCCCGACCCTGTTAGTGATTTATCTTCGTCGCCGGGCGTGAGCTCGGAGGTGGATTCTCCGGACAGCGGTGACACATCCAATGAAATTCTCAGGTACATAAGTCAGATGCTTATGGAGGAAGAGGAATACTTGGAGAACAAGCCTTGCATGCTGCACGAATGTTTGGCCCTCCAAGCTGCTGAAAAATCACTGCATGATGTGCTTGTTCAGGAGCAGAATCCCTTCTCAACTGATCCACTTCTTGATTCCGTGTATCGATATGTTGAGAGCCCGAACCCAGGCAGTAATCACAGCAGTTCTGGCTCTGTTGCTTCTGCAAACTGGGTTGGATCGGATTGGGATTGTGTTCAAGATGTTTCCAAGTTCTCTCCTGCCCAAATTCCAAACCCTTTGGTTTCGAGCGGCGAGGGTGAAATCGCGCATCTGGAACACAACTCATCGCTTGTTATGGCGCCGAGGGAGCTGCAGGTTAAGGATGTGAGTAACTCTCCGAATGGATCAAGGAACAAGAAGAATCGCCAGAGGGAAGACGGGGATTCTGTAGATGACGGGAGGAGCAACAAGCTTTCAGCGGTTTATGCTGACGAAGTTGAACTACCGGAGCTGCTTGATAAGGTACTGCTCTGTGAGAATGACAAACAAGAGTCCAACTCATGTTCTCCCCAGGAAAGCAAGAAGTTGCAGCTCAACGGGAAGTCGAGAGGATCGAAGGGCAAGAAAACACGCAAGAAAAAGCCAGACGACAATGCAGGGATGGTTGATTTATGGTCGATGCTGACTCAATGTGCACAAGCTGTTGCAAGCTATGACAGAAGGAATGCAGATGAACTACTCAAGCAGATAAGGCTCAACTCTTCTCCCTCCGGCGATGGCACACAGAGATTAGCTCATTACTTGGCAGATGGCCTCGAACTGCGCTTGGGTTCTGGCGTTCCCTCGTACACTTCCCTTCCCAACAGTATGTCAGCTGCTGATCTCTTAAAAGCTTACCAGACTTACATCAAGGCTTGCCCCTTCCACAAGATGTCGAATTTATATGCTAACAAAACGATTCTGAAACTAGCGGAGAAAGCGACAAGGCTTCACATCATTGATTTCGGTGTCCTCTATGGCTTCCAATGGCCTTGCCTCATCAAAGGCCTCTCCAAGAGACCTGGCGGACCTCCCATGCTTCGTATTACTGGAGTTGAGTTTCCCCAACCAGGTTTTCGGCCTTCGGAAAGGGTTGAACAGACGGGGCGCCGCCTAGAGAATTACTGCAGGAGGTTCAATGTCCAGTTCGAGTACACTGCCATAGCAAATAATTGGGAAACAATTCGGTATGAGGATATCAAAACCGACAGAGATGAGTTAACCGTAGTCAACTGCTTGTACCGGCTAAAGAACCTACCCGATGAAACAGTGACAGACTGTCCGAGGGATACAGTTCTGAAGCTGATCCGGGAAATTAACCCGGATCTATTCATCCACGGGGTAGTCAATGGAACCTACAATGCACCCTTCTTCGACACACGCTTCCGGGAGACGCTCTTCCATTTCTCTTCCCTGTTCGACATGTTCGAGGAGACACTGCCGCGAGAAGATCAACATAGGCTGCTATATGAAAGAGAAGTATATGGTAGAGATGCTATCAATGTGATAGCATGTGAGGGTTCAAGGAGGGTCGAAAGGCCGGAGACGTACAAGCAGTGGCAGATTAGAAACAAGAGAGCTGGGTTCAGGCAGTTACCGTCGGACCAGGAGATCTTGAAGTTAGTCAGGAGTATGGTGAAGAGAGATTACCATAAGGATTTCATCGTCGACGAAGATGGCATGTGGGTGTTGCAGGGATGGAAGGGCAGGATAGTCCATGCTATTTCGTACTGGAAACCTGTTTGA
- the LOC103447523 gene encoding uncharacterized protein: MAYEDYRASAFEQSYRCYPVSFIEKPHLEKGDKIIMPPSALDRLASLQIDYPMLFELNNPTVGRVTHCGVLEFVADEGLIYLPYWMMQNMLLQEGDICQVKNKSLVKGTWVKLQPHTKDFLDISNPKAILETTLRSYSCLTTGDTIMVPYNNKQYYINIVETKPSPAISIIETDCEVDFAPPLDYVEPKKPVPPTLSKKRPQEAEEEQPEKIPKFNPFTGSARRLDGKPMTESVAPVSAPILKQHQHDSENGTKDSTSSTFAARKSGKLVFGSNGNQPTKETPKVAPKNGKPEPSQKAEDTPQKAEEPKFQAFTGKKYSLKG, translated from the exons ATG GCTTATGAAGACTATCGCGCTTCAGCCTTTGAGCAGAGTTATCGTTGTTACCCTGTCTCGTTTATTGAGAAG CCACATCTGGAGAAGGGTGATAAAA TTATAATGCCTCCCTCAGCTCTTGATCGCCTTG CATCTTTACAGATCGACTACCCTATGTTGTTTGAACTTAACAATCCTACTGTTGGACGAGTTACTCATTGTGGGGTTTTGGAATTTGTTGCTGATGAGGGCCTAATATATTTACCATACTGG ATGATGCAGAACATGCTTCTTCAAGAGGGGGACATATGTCAAGTGAAAAACAAAAGTCTCGTAAAGGGAACATGGGTGAAGTTGCAGCCCCACACCAAGGACTTTCTTGATATCTCAAACCCCAAAGCCAT TTTGGAAACTACATTGAGGAGCTACTCCTGTTTAACTACTGGTGATACTATCATGGTTCCTTATAACAATAAGCAGTATTACATTAACATAGTTGAAACAAAACCCTCCCCTGCAATCAGTATCATTGAGACGGACTGTGAGGTTGATTTCGCCCCTCCTCTTGATTATGTGGAACCCAAAAAACCAGTACCACCTACTTTGTCAAAGAAGAGACCACAAGAAG CTGAAGAAGAACAACCTGAAAAGATACCAAAATTCAATCCATTTACTGGTTCTGCAAGACGATTGGATGGAAAACCCATGACAGAATCAGTTGCACCAGTGTCTGCTCCCATTCTGAAGCAGCACCAACATGACAGTGAAAATGGAACCAAGGATTCTACGTCATCAACTTTTGCCGCGCGTAAATCTGGAAAGCTTGTGTTTGGTTCAAATGGCAACCAACCCACAAAAGAAACGCCAAAA GTTGCCCCAAAGAACGGCAAGCCAGAGCCTTCTCAGAAGGCAGAAGATACACCTCAGAAGGCAGAAGAGCCGAAGTTCCAAGCATTCACGGGGAAGAAGTATTCATTGAAAGGGTGA